In a genomic window of Primulina huaijiensis isolate GDHJ02 unplaced genomic scaffold, ASM1229523v2 scaffold43375_ERROPOS137452, whole genome shotgun sequence:
- the LOC140970219 gene encoding heterogeneous nuclear ribonucleoprotein 1-like yields MDSDQGKLFIGGISWETDEEKLTEYFQRYGEVLQTAVMRDKLSGKPRGFGFVVFADPDILDRVLEDRHVIDGRTVEAKRALSRDEQVSKVGNPGGARNSGGGGSIRTKKIFVGGLPPTLSEDGFRRYFEAYGMVTDVVIMYDQQTNRPRGFGFISFDSEEAVDRVLHKTFHDLDGKKVEVKRALPKDANVGGSARSMGGGTGGNRGGYQGYGSSVGNSSSYDGGMETKYLQIQNAGGRYPSYGSSGYNALGYVYGNGMGYSYGSYGGANPGYSGPAGGGFANLNAGCGGGQPNAPRSSWGSQAPTGYGYGSSQWGAAGRPGSGGAAIDQSSSGSTGYVNQGYGYGRYGGNDGGYGNQAAYGGVGGRPTGGPNGNTPTRDLQAGAGSYLGGVYGDGSGNSGYAESGWQYDPSSRWLWR; encoded by the exons ATGGATTCAGATCAGGGGAAGCTGTTTATTGGAGGGATCTCGTGGGAGACGGACGAGGAGAAGCTGACGGAGTACTTTCAACGCTACGGAGAAGTTCTGCAGACTGCGGTAATGAGAGACAAGTTATCTGGAAAGCCGAGGGGCTTCGGTTTCGTTGTATTTGCGGATCCAGACATTCTTGATAGAGTTCTTGAGGATAGGCATGTAATTGATGGTCGCACG GTTGAAGCTAAAAGAGCTTTATCAAGAGATGAACAAGTTTCTAAAGTTGGTAACCCTGGTGGTGCTAGAAATTCTGGAGGTGGTGGAAGTATCAGGACCAAGAAGATATTTGTTGGTGGTTTGCCACCAACTCTGAGTGAGGATGGTTTTCGGCGATattttgaagcttatggcatgGTAACTGATGTAGTAATAATGTATGATCAGCAAACCAATCGTCCTCGTGGATTTGGCTTCATTTCATTTGATTCTGAGGAAGCAGTAGATAGGGTTTTACACAAGACATTCCACGACTTAGATGGTAAGAAGGTGGAAGTTAAGCGTGCTCTTCCTAAAGATGCCAATGTTGGTGGGAGTGCACGATCTATGGGTGGTGGAACTGGTGGTAACAGAGGAGGATATCAAGGTTATGGGTCTTCCGTTGGTAATTCAAGCTCTTATGATGGTGGAATGGAGACTAAATACTTGCAGATTCAAAATGCTGGTGGTCGGTATCCTTCTTATGGTTCGTCTGGATACAATGCCCTTGGGTATGTGTATGGCAATGGCATGGGCTACAGCTATGGGAGTTATGGCGGTGCCAATCCAGGATATAGTGGTCCTGCTGGTGGAGGCTTTGCAAATCTCAATGCTGGATGTGGTGGTGGTCAACCAAATGCTCCAAGGAGTTCATGGGGTTCACAGGCTCCTACAGGATATGGCTATGGAAGCTCGCAATGGGGTGCTGCTGGCAGACCTGGAAGTGGTGGAGCTGCTATTGATCAGTCTTCAAGTGGTTCTACTGGATATGTGAATCAAGGTTATGGTTATGGTAGGTATGGAGGAAATGATGGAGGTTATGGAAACCAAGCTGCTTATGGGGGTGTTGGTGGGCGTCCAACAGGTGGCCCTAATGGTAATACTCCCACGAGAGATCTTCAAGCTGGTGCTGGCAGTTACTTGGGAGGTGTTTATGGTGATGGAAGTGGTAATTCAGGCTATGCAGAGTCAGGATGGCAATATGATCCATCATCAAGGTGGTTATGGAGGTAG
- the LOC140970207 gene encoding protein PROTON GRADIENT REGULATION 5, chloroplastic-like, with the protein MASGSICSASAFLGSWGISIAGEDHVILQSKASAAHVRVAPPPFRLRPMMKNVNEGKGLFAPIVVVARNVIGKKRFNQLRGKAIALHSQVITEFCKSIGADGKQRQGLIRIAKKNGERLGFLA; encoded by the exons atgGCCTCCGGTTCAATTTGTAGTGCTTCTGCTTTTCTTGGAAGCTGGGGAATCTCCATTGCCGGGGAAGACCACGTCATCTTGCAGTCTAAGGCGTCGGCGGCCCATGTGAGAGTGGCGCCGCCTCCCTTTCGATTGCGGCCAATGATGAAGAATGTGAATGAAGGGAAGGGCCTGTTTGCTCCAATAGTCGTGGTGGCGCGTAACGTTATCGGGAAGAAGAGGTTCAATCAGCTTAGAGGCAAAGCCATTGCTCTACACTCGCAG GTAATAACGGAGTTTTGCAAATCAATAGGAGCAGACGGAAAACAAAGGCAAGGATTGATTCGAATAGCCAAGAAAAATGGAGAAAGACTTGGGTTTCTTGCGTGA
- the LOC140970220 gene encoding uncharacterized protein isoform X1, with amino-acid sequence MAWLVILSSILVLWVASLCKILHRSLFASKVTFLNDDGVIRRRNVLLVIAHPDDESMFFAPTINYLISEGHNLHVLCMSTGDAEGKGNIRKEELYLASAILRIPVQQVKIVDHPDLQDGFGKMWNWNLLANIVDEETRAHSIDLIITFDDYGVSGHCNHRDVHQGVRKLLHVTSGRHFEVWKLVSIGIARKYSGIVDIWLSILFSRCQQNGQYQCLLNQDPVKSYSAMAQHSSQWVWFRKLFVLFSSYTYVNTLKRVNK; translated from the exons ATGGCGTGGTTGGTGATTCTATCCTCGATACTTGTGCTCTGGGTTGCTTCTCTTTGCAAAATTTTGCACAGATCCCTTTTCGCCTCGAAGGTTACATTTTTAAACGATG ACGGTGTTATTCGAAGAAGAAATGTTTTGCTGGTTATCGCACACCCTGATGATGAATCTAT GTTCTTTGCCCCCACAATCAATTACCTGATTTCAGAGGGGCATAATCTGCATGTGCTATGCATGTCAACTG GTGATGCTGAGGGCAAGGGAAACATTAGAAAAGAAGAACTTTATCTTGCCTCTGCCATACTCAGG ATTCCAGTTCAGCAAGTTAAGATTGTAGACCATCCAGATTTGCAG GACGGATTTGGTAAAATGTGGAACTGGAATCTTTTAGCAAATATTGTTGATGAGGAAACTCGTGCACATTCTATTGACTTG ATCATTACTTTTGATGATTATGGTGTCTCTGGTCATTGCAACCACCGTGACGTGCATCAAGGAGTACG AAAATTATTGCATGTCACCTCAGGAAGACATTTTGAAGTATGGAAACTT GTAAGCATTGGCATAGCACGCAAGTACAGTGGAATAGTCGACATCTGGTTATCCATCTTGTTCTCCAGGTGCCAACAAAATGGACAATATCAATGCTTGCTCAACCAAGATCCCGTTAAAAGCTACTCTGCTATGGCGCAACATTCAAGCCAATGGGTTTG GTTTCGAAAGCTGTTTGTATTATTTTCTAGCTATACATATGTCAACACGCTCAAGAGGGTCAACAAGTAG
- the LOC140970220 gene encoding uncharacterized protein isoform X2, which translates to MFFAPTINYLISEGHNLHVLCMSTGDAEGKGNIRKEELYLASAILRIPVQQVKIVDHPDLQDGFGKMWNWNLLANIVDEETRAHSIDLIITFDDYGVSGHCNHRDVHQGVRKLLHVTSGRHFEVWKLVSIGIARKYSGIVDIWLSILFSRCQQNGQYQCLLNQDPVKSYSAMAQHSSQWVWFRKLFVLFSSYTYVNTLKRVNK; encoded by the exons AT GTTCTTTGCCCCCACAATCAATTACCTGATTTCAGAGGGGCATAATCTGCATGTGCTATGCATGTCAACTG GTGATGCTGAGGGCAAGGGAAACATTAGAAAAGAAGAACTTTATCTTGCCTCTGCCATACTCAGG ATTCCAGTTCAGCAAGTTAAGATTGTAGACCATCCAGATTTGCAG GACGGATTTGGTAAAATGTGGAACTGGAATCTTTTAGCAAATATTGTTGATGAGGAAACTCGTGCACATTCTATTGACTTG ATCATTACTTTTGATGATTATGGTGTCTCTGGTCATTGCAACCACCGTGACGTGCATCAAGGAGTACG AAAATTATTGCATGTCACCTCAGGAAGACATTTTGAAGTATGGAAACTT GTAAGCATTGGCATAGCACGCAAGTACAGTGGAATAGTCGACATCTGGTTATCCATCTTGTTCTCCAGGTGCCAACAAAATGGACAATATCAATGCTTGCTCAACCAAGATCCCGTTAAAAGCTACTCTGCTATGGCGCAACATTCAAGCCAATGGGTTTG GTTTCGAAAGCTGTTTGTATTATTTTCTAGCTATACATATGTCAACACGCTCAAGAGGGTCAACAAGTAG